tgtaaacttccgacatcaaccgtacagtatgtctgtgtctgtgtcgtgGATGTCTTGAGTAATACTGTTTGTTAATAAGATCCATGAAGTGCAGAATCCAAATCAGAAATTATATCTGAATTAGCATTTTACCCTCTTTGGAATTAAGGTCATATTAAAGTTGGTAGCTAGATGGACACCACAGTGGGGGCAGCCACGCTCAAATGCATGTGCTTTTCagcaggggagggggagaagaataACATATTTTCTACAGCCCCGACTTCTGGTTTCTGGAAAGTGTCAAAAACAGTGTCAGCAGCTTTCAGAGGGTTGACGTTGGAGTGGATTCATTTGTTAGAGACGAGACCCAAAGACGCTGGCAGACAGGGGAGCTAGACGAGTCGCAGAACAAATTGAGTAGGTGCTCCCATACACTTTCTCACACTCCTACATATTTCTACATTACAGAAGAGATTCGTATTTTTTCCCCAGTGAAATTACAAAAATGTTAGCAGGCTCAAGAAAAAGATAACATTGATATTTAGATAAAATAACAGACCTCCCTCTTCTAGCTGTACAAGTCATCTTTCTTGCAGTGTAGGAAAAATATAATTTTTGCCTTTCCTGTTCCCACTGAACGTCATGTTTTGTCGGTTTTGCCCTACATCTGCACCTGGATCCTGAACAGTGACAGCTGCTCTGCTATAACTGTCTGTCTGGAGCAGTGGGGGGGTGGCTGTCAGAGGCAGACACTGGGACTGTCAGAGGGTCAAAGGTCCGACAGGTGGGGTTACACACCCAGAAACCCCATGCTAAGTGTGAATAGAAACAAGGACAGGCTAAGCTCGCTGGAACACCAAATCAGATTCACCAAATCTAGAAACAATCGCTAGAGAAAGGCAGGGAGGTATAACAACCCAGCTGGAGGTGGGGGCAAGCAAGAGGATAAGGAGGGGGACaatgggggatgagagagaggtggagagatagacacTGGTTCAAATTGTTGATTTTCATGCCAAGCCACTAAAATATGATTGAGGCTGAGGCATACAGTAAAAAATATACTACGCATCAGTCCATTAGTAGAATTACAGTATTGTTCCGTGTCTTGTGCGAATGTTCTTGTCATCATAATAAACCTGATTATTATCACAATGAAGAAAGAACTTAAGATCACTGCAGCAGACCTCCTACAGGGCTCTATAAGAGATCGCTACCAGATTAGTTTGTCTGCTTGGGTATTTTGATTGGAGTGCTAAGAACGCACTCACATGAAAACACATGCCACACAAGTCCAGTGCCATGGCTTCAGAAACCCCTCTGGAGTAAAAGATGAGTAGGATAACATCTTGACATGCAGATAATGTACGTAGGGTGAATAGGCAAGGAATTTGGGAGAAGTCTTGGGGGCAGGCCAATGCCTGGTCTTTGAAGCATTCAGCCTACAGCTCTGACCACCGTGACCAACTGTTGATGACAGAGAATATAGGCCTGAGGATGAGGCTCTAGGCTTTCATAAATGCTAGCTGGCTATCGCCTTCGTGACAAGGAAACCGATAGAAGGCACTGTGTGGCGAAACGTTGGTTTAACCATTCAGTTGTTGGGAGCATACTGTACAACTGTCTTCTTTTAATTAATTTTTTACAAAGGAAAGCGTTATTGGCATCGAACACCAACTGTACTGGCCAGAGTACTAAAGAGCAtcttacactgagtataccaaacattaggaacaccttcctaatattcagGGACACGGACTATAtaaaaggtgtcgaaagcatttcatagggatgttggcccatgttgactccaatgcttcccacagttgtgtcaagttgtctggatgatgGCAGCCTTGGCGCCAGTCTCGGTATTTTGTGTCACTCCTCTCAAAATAAGTACATTTCTCTGACAGTGAACTAGGCTAGTATAAcaggaaaaaaaaacattctagTCAGCTTGATGGAACATGGCAGGGACAACAAGGCCTACACCAGAGATAGATCTACAGAACACAAAATTTAATTGGACAGCATATAAAAATCTCTGTGTATTGTGGAAATACAAAATGACAGACAAAACAGATGAAATGCATACAGACAAAAACAAGAGACCGAAGAAAAGTAATGATTAAAACTGAATATAAAACCAAAAATATAGGTTCAATATATAATTCAGGCCAATCTGACAAAATCAGTTGTTGAATCATGTTCTTGTGGAAAGGTCTCTCCTCTTCACCCTCGGGCTTGTTTTAGCAGTTTCTAAGGAAAGACAAGAAATCATCATTGACATTTGGAAAGTAGCATGATAAAGTCAGGAAACATAAGACAATCCTCTGGCAAATGAACTAAAGGAATAGGACATGTCAATGTAGGATATCCATTAATCCACATGACTCGACTATAGCTGTATAACATTTAGCCACCTTACGAGATATTTGCCGATGGGTACCTGTCCGGCAACACTTTTCCCACGTCGGAGAGAGCATATCCTTGGATTGTTCCCGAGGAAATGGTTATTTGTGTCGCCAAGCAGTGCCCAGAAAATAATTGCATCCCATTGTTAGAAGCTACCCCCCCGCCCAAATCAAAACCAAATGTGGATTCCATGCTGTGTCTTGCTTAGCTTGCTCACGTGTGTCTTGcccatacataaaatgtatgcatgcatgacaaCATCacttctgctaaatggcatattattaTGATTATATTTTTAGCACGCACACCTGTCTGTTTCACACCTGTTTGTCTAGCTAATAAGCCTCGCAACTGGGCAGCATGTTTGGTTTGGAtttggaggggggaggggtagCATCTAACAATTGGATTGAATTCTTTCCTTGGTACTGCTTGGCGATGCAAACAACGATTTCCCATCAGAACCGTCCACAGATATTTGTCCACGTTGCTAAACAGGCACAGGTAGGCAAATATCTCACACGCCACTCCAAAGGTATGCCCTAAGACAGAATATTACAGTTTAAATAACTGTATATGACGAAGGGCCTGTAGGGCTAACTCACTACCATAAAATATATCATGTCTATACAGCAACGACAGACATTTGCCCCCgtctataaaatatttttttcaaaggTTTTTAACAATTCAAAAGCCTCTCCTGCCTCATCTATTGTTATGTACTGATCTGAAAACCCATCACATTGGCGGGAATTTGCTTTCACCTGTCCAGGTTATTTCAGATCAGTGGTGATGAAGGAGAGAAAGACCCTTTAGCCCATTGATATGCACCCTGTGTTCTGCCCCCAATGTTGCTGGGAATCCCCATACCTTGGATACTGCTTTGACGTGGTGTGCTTTGATTGTAGCCGATTTCTCCTCAAAAGCTTTCGTCCTCGCCTCTTCTGCGAGGCTATGTAGAAATAGCAGCACGTTCAGCTCAACCTAAGAGGGACATTCAAATTCAGGCACTGAAACACATGAACATTTGAGAACTATCCTACTTACTAGGTTAAGTTACACAGCTACTATAACGCTAGCCGTATTGCATGTTTACCTGCGCTTGAAAGCTGTTCGTTTTAAAACAGTATTGTAACgtttagcctagctaacgttagc
The window above is part of the Salmo salar chromosome ssa15, Ssal_v3.1, whole genome shotgun sequence genome. Proteins encoded here:
- the LOC106571497 gene encoding centromere protein W; its protein translation is MLKRVPKATLKSLMKKKDNIRIGTAADAMVELNVLLFLHSLAEEARTKAFEEKSATIKAHHVKAVSKKLLKQARG